A window of the Theileria parva strain Muguga chromosome 2, complete sequence, whole genome shotgun sequence genome harbors these coding sequences:
- the USP39 gene encoding Ubiquitin carboxyl-terminal hydrolase family protein — protein sequence MVGRPRKSGGKRSKSASPAPKSNTRPGRSPKLKPVKDTPPKVEESTNRRSSRTSKRSLSRSKSPVQPSKSPSKSPAKRAKSSSKSPSRPKKGQKVNEDNELSENNNKSLDETLTIAQCEEPLNDQNESPVPKVSDPPKVKVLNCPYLGTINRHLLDFDFEKVCSITLSNIHVYACLVCGKYFQGRGKNTYCYTHALEECHYLFMNLEDCRVYCIPENYPVDDASLDDIKHFLKPVYTKKDVETLSTQVIYGKALDGTDFIPGCIGLNNLKNTDYFNVIIQLICVVVPLRNLFLVFDVNKVQPPDPVITTLSQLIRKIFNVKNFKGIVSPHEFVQSVGIVTNGLYKIGVQSDPVSLLSWLLARIHQKLHNKNTKESIVTKTFGGELLIKTLKKNRWETERQPFRMLSLTVPEAPIFKDSMDTNAIPQAQIFELLSKYDGVTETVNSSGDVCTYKLSKLPTYLILIIKRFTKNNFFLEKNPTIVSFPMKNLDLKDYVTEEIKDSVTRYDLYCNVCHEGKPTGGIFKVHVYHPPSGNWFQMEDLLVTSILPQQVALTESYVQVYKRQDSGSAKEEEVDMFS from the exons atggTGGGAAGACCAAGGAAATCAGGTGGTAAAAGATCTAAATCTGCCTCACCTGCTCCTAAATCTAATACAAGGCCTGGAAGGTCTCCGAAGTTGAAACCTGTTAAAGATACTCCACCGAAAGTTGAAGAATCAACTAACAGAAGGTCTTCCAGAACCTCCAAAAGGTCACTTTCACGCAGCAAATCACCAGTTCAACCATCTAAATCACCTAGTAAATCGCCAGCCAAAAGGGCTAAATCTTCATCTAAATCCCCCTCAAGGCCTAAAAAAGGTCAGAAAGTTAATGAGGATAATGAGTTATCTGAGAATAACAATAAGAGTTTGGATGAAACCCTCACTATCGCACAATGTGAAGAACCTTTAAATGATCAAAATGAATCTCCTGTACCTAAAGTTTCAGATCCTCCCAAAG TTAAGGTCTTGAATTGTCCGTATTTGGGTACTATAAACCGTCACCTTTTGGACTTTGATTTTGAGAAGGTTTGTTCCATTACACTCAGTAACATTCACGTTTACGCCTGCCTCGTCTGTGGGAAGTATTTTCAAG GAAGGGGTAAAAACACTTACTGCTATACACACGCACTGGAGGAGTGTCATTATTTGTTTATGAACCTCGAGGACTGCAGAGTCTACTGCATTCCCGAAAACTACCCTGTTGATGACGCTTCACTTGACGATATTAAG cattttttaaaacctGTTTACACTAAAAAAGATGTTGAAACTTTATCAACTCAAGTTATTTACGGGAAGGCATTAGATGGAACTGATTTCATTccag GTTGTATTGGATTAAATAACTTGAAAAATACAGactattttaatgtaataatacAG TTGATTTGTGTTGTGGTACCGTTGCGCAACTTGTTCCTTGTTTTTGATGTAAACAAAGTTCAACCCCCGGATCCTGTGATAACCACACTTTCTCAGCTCATACGCAAAATCTTTAACGTTAAAAACTTCAAGGGCATTGTTTCACCTCACGAATTTGTTCAA TCTGTTGGAATAGTGACAAACGGTTTATATAAGATTGGAGTCCAATCTGACCCTGTTTCTCTTTTATCATGGCTTTTGGCTCGAATACACCAGAAGTTACATAACAAAAACACTAAAG AGAGTATTGTGACTAAGACCTTCGGGGGCGAGTTACTCATCAAAACACTCAAAAAGAATCGCTGGGAAACTGAACGTCAGCCTTTCAG GATGTTAAGTTTAACTGTTCCAGAGGCCCCAATCTTTAAGGATTCTATGGACACTAACGCTATTCCACAG GCACAAATATTTGAGTTATTGAGTAAGTATGATGGCGTGACTGAGACCGTCAACTCAAGCGGAGATGTTTGCACTTATAAGTTATCAAAGTTACCAACGTACCTcattttgataattaaaAGGTTCACCAAAAACAACTTCTTCCTGGAGAAAAACCCAACCATCGTCTCATTTCCAATGAAAAATCTAGACCTCAAAGATT ATGTAACTGAAGAAATTAAAGATTCAGTAACGAGATATGATTTGTATTGTAACGTATGTCACGAAGGGAAGCCAACTGGAGGTATATTTAAAGTTCACGTGTATCATCCACCCTCTGGAAACTGGTTCCAAATGGAAGATCTACTAGTTACTTCCATACTTCCACAGCAAGTTGCCCTCACAG AATCATATGTTCAAGTATATAAGAGGCAAGATTCAGGAAGTGCGAAGGAGGAGGAAGTGGATATGttttcataa
- a CDS encoding putative integral membrane protein — protein MKYRCVFSSLSCIAIIGIFFQRIKRGICRGRNKPRKTPKAVDSDSSEESLNKCEHIDTEDVGVNS, from the coding sequence ATGAAATATCGGTGTGTATTTTCGAGTTTATCTTGCATCGCAATCATAGGTATATTTTTTCAGAGAATTAAGCGGGGCATTTGCAGGGGGAGAAACAAGCCCAGAAAGACTCCCAAAGCTGTTGACTCTGACTCTTCCGAAGAATCTCTAAATAAATGTGAACACATCGATACCGAAGACGTCGGCGTTAATTCCTAA
- a CDS encoding RNA recognition motif family protein (or RNP domain; RBD; RRM), which translates to MDPDETGDFDLYEGLENFEDSSQSGPDYTAPKDELYEKEESSAEDDDLQLVVNDDDLDSKAVPAQAQTAPKKTTKHPLFNRKHRSFYVGAPTSGEVSRLPMGNIEFFVLVKNLPAWIDNSGLRTYVEGITDGVVYCKVLYNFYSGSPLGVGFVEFSQISSCTAFLNHKSQIGSEPMTVDVFSQLKGCERYREGIVSEPFTKSVCRHFSQPYSNTNFNAISQQDLVEIEFERQQEELAKSGEYDLVSKTFPWFNLDLVSIMGNTKRLSSNDSQPDPSNHLKAFSKHTKLDPFAKKLTLLNLNPMVLPNIPPPSLPHNIPPLPLNKPPLTHNIPLSQSVLGMGKNPDKRSPSQKTSKTSVNSSVLSEIPKDKQKDRNKYEKAEERLKKRKTKDRDQLREKSRNRSRSRERSKQSKHKSPDRASSRKSTIKRR; encoded by the exons atgGATCCCGACGAAACGGGAGATTTCGACCTCTACGAAGGACTCGAAAACTTCGAGGATTCTTCACAATCAGGACCTGATTACACCGCACCTAAAgat GAATTATATGAGAAAGAAGAGTCGTCTGCTGAGGATGATGATTTACAGCTTGTGGTTAATGATGATGACTTGGATTCAAAGGCCGTCCCAGCCCAGGCACAAACTGCCCCTAAAAAAACAACGAAACATCCATTATTTAATAGAAAAC ATCGCAGTTTTTATGTTGGTGCTCCTACGTCTGGAGAGGTATCGAGATTACCAATGGGTAACATAGAGTTTTTTGTATTGGTTAAGAATTTACCAGCCTGGATAGATAATTCGGGACTTAGAACATATGTTGAGGGGATTACAGATGGCGTGGTTTACTGCAAGGTCTTGTACAACTTCTACAGCGGATCTCCTCTGGGTGTTGGTTTTGTTGAGTTTTCACAAATTTCATCTTGCACCGCTTTTTTGAACCATAAATCTCAGATAGGTTCAGAACCCATGACTGTTGACGTTTTTTCTCAGCTTAAAGGTTGTGAAAGGTACAGGGAAGGCATAGTTTCAGAACCATTCACCAAGTCAGTTTGTCGTCATTTCTCACAGCCATATTCGAACACTAACTTTAATGCAATTTCACAACAGGATTTGGTGGAAATTGAGTTTGAACGTCAACAAGAAGAACTTGCCAAGAGTGGGGAGTATGATCTCGTCTCAAAAACTTTTCCATGGTTCAACTTGGACCTGGTTTCAATCATGGGCAACACGAAACGACTTTCCTCAAATGACTCTCAACCAGACCCCAGTAATCACCTAAAGGCCTTTTCTAAACACACTAAACTAGATCCATTTGCCAAGAAACTCACACTCCTCAATCTTAACCCAATGGTACTACCAAACATTCCGCCACCCTCATTACCACACAATATACCACCTCTACCACTCAATAAACCACCATTAACACATAACATACCACTATCCCAGAGTGTGTTGGGTATGGGTAAGAATCCGGATAAGAGGTCCCCTTCTCAGAAAACAAGTAAAACATCAGTTAACTCAAGTGTTTTATCAGAAATCCCCAAGGATAAACAGAAGGATAGAAACAAGTATGAAAAGGCTGAGGAAAGACTAAAGAAAAGGAAGACAAAGGATAGAGACCAGTTGAGGGAAAAGTCTAGAAATCGCAGTAGAAGCAGAGAAAGGTCAAAGCAGTCTAAACACAAATCTCCTGATAGAGCTTCAAGCAGGAAATCGACCATAAAACGAAGATGA
- a CDS encoding Enhancer of polycomb-like family protein, with protein MPAKVPSGSARSNKAKTVDLTKEIKIIRTRSDFDKFINLQREGANSETLDDINSLIDYVVHSKQSNVNRTKPLKDVVRKKIEVPPTVLHKDENFVSYPFQIPPRYIRYIQTRVSVPGIKISDNTVIHYNLYKEDRLFIETFNSRSSDLQISINEFLIIMDILEKTSSQCNANKPFSYELGLLMARENGVAVPAYILREVHTHWVRRRNEFGLPLIRHLWPQTCPNDASPLALFRPRAKDKMLLRRSRRTQAENIQYLYHLIDGFKRVLKILSKMRQRDEKKLILAELDIVLFDQRRNELVDPTYTCPFWNCILDIKKSKAVKRRKPNSICSDEGIPGRDMKLDYVERTVLGENILDLPEPESYKSMRLTRRLGRGGRIWIDRFFINHNTSDNIHNNVNPIEELDNSVDNNSVAAQDGTDLEKNTNTTVDNVEVDKEVRVKKEPLEPENGKESVDDGFTINNNLDRALNLSNFDNFSIYSNETVLDTRPPFANPYEAGHVYNTLGLSLFSIPGYIKKQFQVLNMLDNMNVHESSK; from the exons ATGCCCGCAAAGGTTCCGTCCGGCTCTGCGCGCTCTAATAAGGCCAAGACCGTAGATTTAACCAAAGAAATCAAGATCATCAGGACCAGAAGCGATTTCGACAAATTcata AATTTGCAAAGGGAAGGTGCCAATTCCGAGACTTTGGATGATATCAATTCCCTGATAGACTATGTGGTTCATTCGAAACAGTCGAATGTAAACAGGACAAAACCTTTGAAGGACGTCGTTCGCAAAAAAATCGAAGTTCCGCCCACGGTTCTTCATAAAGATGAGAATTTTGTATCATACCCATTTCAAATACCTCCAAGATACATTAGATATATCCAAACACGTGTCAG TGTCCCtggaataaaaatatcGGATAATACAGTCATTCactataatttatataaagaAGATCGCCTCTTTATCGAAACATTCAATTCAAGATCCTCCGACTTACAAATCTCTATC AATGAATTCTTGATAATAATGGACATTTTGGAGAAAACTTCATCACAGTGTAATGCTAATAAACCCTTTTCATATGAACTTG GGTTACTAATGGCCAGAGAAAATGGTGTTGCAGTACCCGCATATATACTACGCGAAGTTCATACA CATTGGGTGAGAAGAAGAAATGAGTTCGGATTGCCTTTGATAAGGCATTTATGGCCCCAAACATGTCCAAATGACGCATCTCCACTGGCTTTGTTCAGGCCAAGAGCTAAGGATAAGATGTTGCTCAGGAGATCCAGAAGAACACAAGCCGAGAATATTCAGTATTTATACCATTTAATCGATGGTTTCAAACGG GTATTGAAGATATTGAGTAAGATGAGGCAGAGGGATGAAAAGAAGTTGATATTAGCCGAGCTTGACATTGTCCTGTTTGACCAAAGGCGTAATGAACTTGTGGACCCCACCTACACTTGCCCTTTTTGGAATTGTATACTAGATATCAAAAAATCCAAAGCCGTTAAAAGACGTAAACCCAACTCTAT ATGTAGTGATGAGGGCATTCCTGGTAGAGATATGAAGTTGGACTATGTTGAGCGTACAGTTTTGGGTGAGAATATTCTTGATTTGCCTGAACCTGAAAGCTACAAATCAATGCGTCTCACAAGAAGGTTAGGTAGAGGTGGTCGCATCTGGATCGATCGATTCTTTATCAATCATAACACTAGCGATAACATTCATAACAACGTTAATCCAATCGAGGAATTGGATAACTCTGTAGACAATAATTCTGTCGCAGCCCAAGATGGAACGGATTTGGAAAAAAATACTAATACAACAGTGGATAATGTAGAAGTGGATAAAGAAGTAAGAGTTAAAAAAGAACCCCTGGAACCGGAAAATGGTAAAGAAAGTGTTGATGATGGATTTacgataaataataatctcGACAGAGCGTTGAATTTGTCAAACTTCGACAATTTTAGCATTTATTCAAATGAAACCGTTTTGGATACTAGACCACCCTTCGCTAACCCATACGAAGCAGGTCATGTATACAATACTCTAG GATTATCATTGTTTTCGATACCTGGATATATAAAGAAGCAGTTTCAGGTGCTGAACATGCTGGACAACATGAATGTTCATGAATCCTCGAAATAG